Proteins co-encoded in one Cataglyphis hispanica isolate Lineage 1 chromosome 4, ULB_Chis1_1.0, whole genome shotgun sequence genomic window:
- the LOC126849051 gene encoding DENN domain-containing protein Crag isoform X3, translating to MDERRVADYFVIAGLPGQDNEFNQDNNETNDKLEDWCQEGTHLKDMHMPPPITDLAVIFPALGEYCPEGYTLLEQTVSGFPADLNHGSLRTNECYLCYRRGRDKPPLVDIGVIYDGKERIMQDAEMVLETPKGYVANVNNSTSKIFVTYRRASRKMPCNSLVVTDICVILANKGESPPHAFCVINKNLNKGMLGSDVFLCYKKSMNRANLISFKPAILYKYPTADYNSFVFPNSVAMFCLPMGATIECWPKVACKPKPVFSTFVLTGDAAQKMYGSAITFYEELQFESDTSNCKNNQEIMDTVENNKNNADNIEMISKNKQQMKIKLFKRSGILKKLSILQLEKLQYTDPASQSLNISKSICILSHWPFFDTFEKFLVFLHGMVNGKPQSVPIEKYISYFLCDIPFPCPQRPRILVQLSSRDRLILTQPEDSPLPRSGASFRQLLINLGPDNCLLILLLILTEQKILVHSLRPDVLTSVSEAIAMILFPFKWQCPYIPLCPLGLAEVLHAPLPFLIGVDSRFFDLYDPPSDVNCVNLDTNNIAICEDKKYLNVKLLPKKAARQLRNWLEILSSKISSWGKTNCSQKDRGDEDFSVDREFQQKRKEQALELEIQDAFLRFMATILKGYRSYLVPITKAPTVGTTDSTSLFNFQAFLRTRDKAHAKFYAMLVKTQIFARFIEERSFVSDMDMAGLAFFDECTERIEEENVILLELDESQHSERTVFIPPPEAGTNQTPITYKLFKLNPDLMRPQKNFCLKNPSLSAFGMVPGSPMARRTKHEIKVAQRMARKQAAMPDRWGRCLLGTCYSLWFLHLPAMLQVSNQPAAILHQAYELLVKMQKLRLDPMEEVCYRAMMQLCGMYGQPVLAVKLLFHMKRSGVQPNALTYGFYNKAVLEATWPSDMTNSSQLMWNKLRNVIVGAALFKKAGKKSARRRLSSNADFLTADKTEGMEHALSRSSLDSSHSQDTEAAHSDSTKGSSVSDLPGFGSLELKAKLLRQNSIVKDQATLNMLQSDELERTPNNPRLMRSVESPLKSPVRTPVTENDPLGALINDETPIVSPSEENDSNCSTSTLTVLNNTTEERPGGPLLFRSSILPRSATFHQAVDESGMTVGGHLQRSETMPHSVAQQGEQEREKEKLEISSLWSQNKDSVTSSLSSLGSSLKLSFGPSSLTGKKSNEIILGGLNSLKSAATTVVKKFDEIKEAISATSTPVKNKEREQKIAYGISHESLDSLTDGSLQDRNEISMKASGDGNIDLCSLYELTECLYPKGTRELEERLAIELVLSSASRCHHCAAILYDEEIMAGWQPEDSNLNTVCQYCDKATVPLLTVTILDYRCEASEKNNDPLMGALVELLDQPKESLEPITVPYLNPLVLRKELESVLSQEGDACLTKHRFIQEHPIVYWNLIWYFERINLTSHLPDLWLNNDKNSELQRTVGLVGVRTMWDNERLHMDRLPMYLQWKLNSTEDRTLMQAVITYVRCNDLAEPIIRVALERSKHQTGDHPFSIYRDILFLAFIVLGRTNIDQGVFDREYSLSLEKFSENEEKLLHKIDAPPTMMSIYCRHYFKQLNV from the exons atggatgAGAGAAGAGTAGcagattattttgttattgctGGTTTACCCGGTCAAGACAATGAATTTAATCAAGATAATAATGAAACGAACGATAAACTAGAAGATTGGTGCCAGGAAGGCACTCATCTGAAAGACATGCACATGCCACCTCCTATCACAGATCTTGCCGTAATATTTCCTGCTCTGGGGGAATATTGTCCCGAAGGATATACACTATTGGAACAAACTGTATCAGGTTTTCCAGCAGATTTGAATCATGGGAGTTTACGAACAAACGAGTGTTACTTATGCTACAGAAGAGGACGAGACAAACCTCCTTTAGTTGATATTg GTGTAATATATGATGGAAAAGAACGTATAATGCAAGATGCTGAAATGGTATTAGAGACTCCTAAAGGCTATGTAGCAAACGTAAATAATTCtacttcaaaaatttttgtaacataCAGACGAGCGAGTCGAAAGATGCCTTGCAATTCTCTTGTCGTTACGGACATATGCGTTATTTTGGCAAATAAAGGGGAGAGCCCTCCGCATGCATTCTGTGTCATCAATAAGAATTTGAACAAAGGAATGCTAGGCAGTGATGtatttttatgctataaaaagTCTATGAATCGCGctaatttgatatcatttaaGCCAGCAATACTCTATAAATATCCTACGGCTGATTATAACAGTTTTGTCTTTCCGAATTCTGTCGCCATGTTTTGTCTACCGATGGGTGCGACTATAGAATGTTGGCCTAAAGTAGCATGTAAACCTAAACCAGTATTCTCGACATTTGTCTTAACAGGCGATGCTGCTCAAAAAATGTATGGTTCAGCGATAACGTTTTATGAAGAACTACAATTTGAATCAGACACTTCAAactgtaaaaataatcaagaaatCATGGATACagtagagaataataaaaataatg CGGATAATATAGAAATGATAAGCAAAAATAAGCAgcagatgaaaataaaattgttcaaaagATCTGGTATACTTAAGAAGCTCAGTATATTGCAACTAGAAAAGTTGCAATATACGGATCCCGCGAGCCAATCACTGAATATTAGtaaatctatatgtatattgtctCATTGGCCGTTTTTCGACACGTTCGAAAAATTTCTAGTTTTTTTGCATGGCATGGTGAACGGTAAACCGCAAAGTGTCCCGattgaaaagtatatttcatattttttgtgcGATATACCATTCCCATGTCCACAGCGTCCAAGAATCTTGGTACAGCTCAGCAGTCGAGACAGATTAATTTTGACACAACCAGAGGATTCGCCCTTGCCTAGATCAGGCGCAAGTTTCAGACAACTACTGATAAACTTGGGACCTGACAATTGTTTATTgatactattattaatattaaccgAACAGAAAATATTAGTTCATTCCTTACGTCCGGATGTACTTACTTCAGTGAGCGAAGCTATTGCTATgattctctttccttttaaaTGGCAATGTCCCTACATACCATTGTGTCCTCTAGGATTAGCAGAG GTATTACATGCACCATTACCATTTCTGATTGGTGTGGACTCAAGGTTCTTTGATTTATATGATCCTCCTTCTGATGTCAATTGTGTAAACTTGGATACCAATAATATAGCAATAtgtgaagataaaaaatatttaaatgtaaaattattacctAAAAAAGCAGCTAGACAGCTCAGAAATTGGTTGGAGATTTTGTCTTCAAAAATAAGTTCGTGGGGAAAAACTAACTGTTCTCAAAaag atagagGCGATGAAGACTTTAGTGTAGACAGAGAGTTTCAACAAAAACGGAAAGAGCAAGCTTTAGAACTCGAAATACAGGAtgcttttttaagatttatggCGACGATTCTCAAAGGATATCGAAGTTATTTAGTACCAATTACAAAAGCACCTACTGTAGGGACAACAGATTCGacaagtttatttaatttccaagCGTTTTTGAGAACTCGCGATAAAGCCCATGCTAAATTTTACGCCATGCTCGTGAAAACGCAAATATTTGCTAG atttatagaAGAAAGAAGTTTTGTGTCTGATATGGATATGGCGGGATTAGCATTTTTCGATGAGTGTACAGAACGAATTGAGGAAGAAAATg taattctTTTGGAATTGGATGAATCTCAACACAGTGAGCGTACAGTGTTTATACCTCCACCTGAAGCAGGAACAAATCAAACAccaataacatataaattgtttaaattgaaTCCAGATTTAATGAGGCCTCAGAAGAACTTTTGTTTGAAGAATCCATCTTTAAGTGCCTTTGGAATGGTACCTGGGAGTCCCATGGCTCGTAGAACAAAGCATGAAATCAAAGTTGCTCAAAGGATGGCTAGAAAACAA GCCGCGATGCCCGACAGATGGGGCAGATGTCTGCTTGGTACATGTTACAGTCTTTGGTTTTTACACTTACCAGCCATGCTGCAAGTCTCCAATCAACCAGCTGCAATTTTGCATCAAGCTTATGAATTATTAGTCAAAATGCAAAAGTTACGTCTCGATCCTATGGAAGAG GTATGCTACAGAGCTATGATGCAACTTTGTGGCATGTATGGTCAACCAGTTTTAGCTGTAAAGTTACTGTTCCATATGAAACGCAGCGGTGTACAACCTAACGCTTTAACCTACGGATTTTACAATAAA gCTGTTCTCGAAGCAACATGGCCTTCTGATATGACAAATTCGAGTCAACTGATGTGGAACAAGTTGCGAAATGTTATTGTTGGAGcagcattatttaaaaaggcTGGGAAGAAGAGCGCTAGAAGACGATTGAGTTCTAACGCGGATTTTTTAACCGCCGATAAGACTGAAGGCATGGAACATGCCCTTTCTCGGTCTAGTCTCGACAGTTCTCATTCTCAAGACACTGAAGCTGCTCATAGTGATT CTACTAAAGGTAGTTCTGTATCAGATCTACCTGGATTCGGATCACTCGAATTGAAAGCTAAACTTCTTCGGCAGAATAGTATAGTGAAAGACCAAGCGACATTGAATATGTTGCAATCGGACGAATTGGAGCGAACACCTAATAATCCAAG gCTAATGCGCAGTGTTGAATCACCATTAAAAAGTCCCGTGCGCACACCAGTTACGGAAAATGACCCATTGGGTGCTCTCATTAATGACGAAACACCGATTGTGTCACCTTCCGAGGAGAATGATTCAAATTGCTCAACAAGTACTTTaactgttttaaataatacgacTGAAGAGAGACCAGGAGGACCACTTTTATTTAGAAG CAGCATTCTCCCACGTAGTGCAACCTTTCATCAAGCAGTAGATGAAAGTGGCATGACAGTAGGTGGACATTTACAGAGGAGTGAGACAATGCCTCACTCTGTGGCACAACAAGGGGAacaggagagagaaaaggagaaactAGAAATAAGCAGTCTTTGGTCTCAAAATAAGGATAGTGTAACATCCAGCCTCTCTAGCTTAGGATCTAGTCTTAAACTTAGTTTCGG CCCGTCAAGTTTGACAGGAAAGAAATCGAACGAAATAATACTTGGTGGTCTGAATAGCTTGAAATCTGCTGCAACAActgttgttaaaaaatttgatgagaTAAAAGAAGCAATCTCGGCGACCAGTACGCCAGTAAAAAATAAGGAACGTGAACAAAAAATAGCTTACGGAATATCGCACGAGTCTTTAGATTCTCTTACTGATGGATCTTTACAAGATCGAAATGAAATTTCTATGAAAGCATCag gtgatggaaatatagatttatgcTCACTGTATGAACTCACGGAGTGTCTATATCCAAAGGGCACTAGAGAATTGGAGGAACGTCTTGCCATTGAACTTGTGCTTTCCAGTGCCAGTAGATGTCATCATTGCGCTGCTATTTTGTACGACGAAGAGATAATGGCTGGTTGGCAGCCGGAAGATTCCAACTTAAATACAGTCTGTCAGTATTGCGATAAGGCTACTGTACCTCTACTCACAGTTACAATATTAGATTACAG ATGTGAAGCAagcgaaaaaaataacgacCCTTTAATGGGAGCATTAGTGGAATTACTAGATCAACCGAAGGAATCGCTGGAACCAATAACGGTACCATATTTAAACCCATTAGTTTTGAGAAAGGAATTGGAGAGCGTGTTAAGTCAAGAAGGAGACGCTTGTCTCACCAAGCATAGGTTTATTCAGGAGCATCCAATAGTGTATTGGAATTTGATCTGGTATTTTGAAAGGATTAATTTAACAAGCCATCTACCTGATCTCTGGttgaataatgataaaaattcagaaCTTCAAAGAACTGTAGGATTGGTGGGTGTCAGAACAATGTGGGATAATGAACGATTACACATGGATCGTTTACCTATGTATCTCCaatggaaattaaattctacagAGGATAGAAC TTTGATGCAGGCAGTGATAACATATGTTCGTTGCAACGACTTAGCAGAACCTATAATAAGAGTGGCCTTAGAAAGAAGTAAACATCAAACAGGCGATCATCCGTTTtctatatatagagatattctGTTTTTGGCATTTATTGTATTGGGCAGGACGAATATTGATCAAG GCGTCTTCGATAGAGAATACAGTTTGTCGCTAGAGAAATTTTCCGAAAACGAGGAGAAATTACTGCATAAAATTGATGCTCCACCAACGATGATGTCAATTTATTGCAGACATTATTTTAAGCAATTAAATGTTTGA
- the LOC126849051 gene encoding DENN domain-containing protein Crag isoform X2 — MDERRVADYFVIAGLPGQDNEFNQDNNETNDKLEDWCQEGTHLKDMHMPPPITDLAVIFPALGEYCPEGYTLLEQTVSGFPADLNHGSLRTNECYLCYRRGRDKPPLVDIGVIYDGKERIMQDAEMVLETPKGYVANVNNSTSKIFVTYRRASRKMPCNSLVVTDICVILANKGESPPHAFCVINKNLNKGMLGSDVFLCYKKSMNRANLISFKPAILYKYPTADYNSFVFPNSVAMFCLPMGATIECWPKVACKPKPVFSTFVLTGDAAQKMYGSAITFYEELQFESDTSNCKNNQEIMDTVENNKNNADNIEMISKNKQQMKIKLFKRSGILKKLSILQLEKLQYTDPASQSLNISKSICILSHWPFFDTFEKFLVFLHGMVNGKPQSVPIEKYISYFLCDIPFPCPQRPRILVQLSSRDRLILTQPEDSPLPRSGASFRQLLINLGPDNCLLILLLILTEQKILVHSLRPDVLTSVSEAIAMILFPFKWQCPYIPLCPLGLAEVLHAPLPFLIGVDSRFFDLYDPPSDVNCVNLDTNNIAICEDKKYLNVKLLPKKAARQLRNWLEILSSKISSWGKTNCSQKDRGDEDFSVDREFQQKRKEQALELEIQDAFLRFMATILKGYRSYLVPITKAPTVGTTDSTSLFNFQAFLRTRDKAHAKFYAMLVKTQIFARFIEERSFVSDMDMAGLAFFDECTERIEEENVILLELDESQHSERTVFIPPPEAGTNQTPITYKLFKLNPDLMRPQKNFCLKNPSLSAFGMVPGSPMARRTKHEIKVAQRMARKQAAMPDRWGRCLLGTCYSLWFLHLPAMLQVSNQPAAILHQAYELLVKMQKLRLDPMEEVCYRAMMQLCGMYGQPVLAVKLLFHMKRSGVQPNALTYGFYNKAVLEATWPSDMTNSSQLMWNKLRNVIVGAALFKKAGKKSARRRLSSNADFLTADKTEGMEHALSRSSLDSSHSQDTEAAHSDSTKGSSVSDLPGFGSLELKAKLLRQNSIVKDQATLNMLQSDELERTPNNPRLMRSVESPLKSPVRTPVTENDPLGALINDETPIVSPSEENDSNCSTSTLTVLNNTTEERPGGPLLFRSILPRSATFHQAVDESGMTVGGHLQRSETMPHSVAQQGEQEREKEKLEISSLWSQNKDSVTSSLSSLGSSLKLSFGRYSTGGLAFAKNKDLISSNQLIESLSLSSYISPSSLTGKKSNEIILGGLNSLKSAATTVVKKFDEIKEAISATSTPVKNKEREQKIAYGISHESLDSLTDGSLQDRNEISMKASGDGNIDLCSLYELTECLYPKGTRELEERLAIELVLSSASRCHHCAAILYDEEIMAGWQPEDSNLNTVCQYCDKATVPLLTVTILDYRCEASEKNNDPLMGALVELLDQPKESLEPITVPYLNPLVLRKELESVLSQEGDACLTKHRFIQEHPIVYWNLIWYFERINLTSHLPDLWLNNDKNSELQRTVGLVGVRTMWDNERLHMDRLPMYLQWKLNSTEDRTLMQAVITYVRCNDLAEPIIRVALERSKHQTGDHPFSIYRDILFLAFIVLGRTNIDQGVFDREYSLSLEKFSENEEKLLHKIDAPPTMMSIYCRHYFKQLNV; from the exons atggatgAGAGAAGAGTAGcagattattttgttattgctGGTTTACCCGGTCAAGACAATGAATTTAATCAAGATAATAATGAAACGAACGATAAACTAGAAGATTGGTGCCAGGAAGGCACTCATCTGAAAGACATGCACATGCCACCTCCTATCACAGATCTTGCCGTAATATTTCCTGCTCTGGGGGAATATTGTCCCGAAGGATATACACTATTGGAACAAACTGTATCAGGTTTTCCAGCAGATTTGAATCATGGGAGTTTACGAACAAACGAGTGTTACTTATGCTACAGAAGAGGACGAGACAAACCTCCTTTAGTTGATATTg GTGTAATATATGATGGAAAAGAACGTATAATGCAAGATGCTGAAATGGTATTAGAGACTCCTAAAGGCTATGTAGCAAACGTAAATAATTCtacttcaaaaatttttgtaacataCAGACGAGCGAGTCGAAAGATGCCTTGCAATTCTCTTGTCGTTACGGACATATGCGTTATTTTGGCAAATAAAGGGGAGAGCCCTCCGCATGCATTCTGTGTCATCAATAAGAATTTGAACAAAGGAATGCTAGGCAGTGATGtatttttatgctataaaaagTCTATGAATCGCGctaatttgatatcatttaaGCCAGCAATACTCTATAAATATCCTACGGCTGATTATAACAGTTTTGTCTTTCCGAATTCTGTCGCCATGTTTTGTCTACCGATGGGTGCGACTATAGAATGTTGGCCTAAAGTAGCATGTAAACCTAAACCAGTATTCTCGACATTTGTCTTAACAGGCGATGCTGCTCAAAAAATGTATGGTTCAGCGATAACGTTTTATGAAGAACTACAATTTGAATCAGACACTTCAAactgtaaaaataatcaagaaatCATGGATACagtagagaataataaaaataatg CGGATAATATAGAAATGATAAGCAAAAATAAGCAgcagatgaaaataaaattgttcaaaagATCTGGTATACTTAAGAAGCTCAGTATATTGCAACTAGAAAAGTTGCAATATACGGATCCCGCGAGCCAATCACTGAATATTAGtaaatctatatgtatattgtctCATTGGCCGTTTTTCGACACGTTCGAAAAATTTCTAGTTTTTTTGCATGGCATGGTGAACGGTAAACCGCAAAGTGTCCCGattgaaaagtatatttcatattttttgtgcGATATACCATTCCCATGTCCACAGCGTCCAAGAATCTTGGTACAGCTCAGCAGTCGAGACAGATTAATTTTGACACAACCAGAGGATTCGCCCTTGCCTAGATCAGGCGCAAGTTTCAGACAACTACTGATAAACTTGGGACCTGACAATTGTTTATTgatactattattaatattaaccgAACAGAAAATATTAGTTCATTCCTTACGTCCGGATGTACTTACTTCAGTGAGCGAAGCTATTGCTATgattctctttccttttaaaTGGCAATGTCCCTACATACCATTGTGTCCTCTAGGATTAGCAGAG GTATTACATGCACCATTACCATTTCTGATTGGTGTGGACTCAAGGTTCTTTGATTTATATGATCCTCCTTCTGATGTCAATTGTGTAAACTTGGATACCAATAATATAGCAATAtgtgaagataaaaaatatttaaatgtaaaattattacctAAAAAAGCAGCTAGACAGCTCAGAAATTGGTTGGAGATTTTGTCTTCAAAAATAAGTTCGTGGGGAAAAACTAACTGTTCTCAAAaag atagagGCGATGAAGACTTTAGTGTAGACAGAGAGTTTCAACAAAAACGGAAAGAGCAAGCTTTAGAACTCGAAATACAGGAtgcttttttaagatttatggCGACGATTCTCAAAGGATATCGAAGTTATTTAGTACCAATTACAAAAGCACCTACTGTAGGGACAACAGATTCGacaagtttatttaatttccaagCGTTTTTGAGAACTCGCGATAAAGCCCATGCTAAATTTTACGCCATGCTCGTGAAAACGCAAATATTTGCTAG atttatagaAGAAAGAAGTTTTGTGTCTGATATGGATATGGCGGGATTAGCATTTTTCGATGAGTGTACAGAACGAATTGAGGAAGAAAATg taattctTTTGGAATTGGATGAATCTCAACACAGTGAGCGTACAGTGTTTATACCTCCACCTGAAGCAGGAACAAATCAAACAccaataacatataaattgtttaaattgaaTCCAGATTTAATGAGGCCTCAGAAGAACTTTTGTTTGAAGAATCCATCTTTAAGTGCCTTTGGAATGGTACCTGGGAGTCCCATGGCTCGTAGAACAAAGCATGAAATCAAAGTTGCTCAAAGGATGGCTAGAAAACAA GCCGCGATGCCCGACAGATGGGGCAGATGTCTGCTTGGTACATGTTACAGTCTTTGGTTTTTACACTTACCAGCCATGCTGCAAGTCTCCAATCAACCAGCTGCAATTTTGCATCAAGCTTATGAATTATTAGTCAAAATGCAAAAGTTACGTCTCGATCCTATGGAAGAG GTATGCTACAGAGCTATGATGCAACTTTGTGGCATGTATGGTCAACCAGTTTTAGCTGTAAAGTTACTGTTCCATATGAAACGCAGCGGTGTACAACCTAACGCTTTAACCTACGGATTTTACAATAAA gCTGTTCTCGAAGCAACATGGCCTTCTGATATGACAAATTCGAGTCAACTGATGTGGAACAAGTTGCGAAATGTTATTGTTGGAGcagcattatttaaaaaggcTGGGAAGAAGAGCGCTAGAAGACGATTGAGTTCTAACGCGGATTTTTTAACCGCCGATAAGACTGAAGGCATGGAACATGCCCTTTCTCGGTCTAGTCTCGACAGTTCTCATTCTCAAGACACTGAAGCTGCTCATAGTGATT CTACTAAAGGTAGTTCTGTATCAGATCTACCTGGATTCGGATCACTCGAATTGAAAGCTAAACTTCTTCGGCAGAATAGTATAGTGAAAGACCAAGCGACATTGAATATGTTGCAATCGGACGAATTGGAGCGAACACCTAATAATCCAAG gCTAATGCGCAGTGTTGAATCACCATTAAAAAGTCCCGTGCGCACACCAGTTACGGAAAATGACCCATTGGGTGCTCTCATTAATGACGAAACACCGATTGTGTCACCTTCCGAGGAGAATGATTCAAATTGCTCAACAAGTACTTTaactgttttaaataatacgacTGAAGAGAGACCAGGAGGACCACTTTTATTTAGAAG CATTCTCCCACGTAGTGCAACCTTTCATCAAGCAGTAGATGAAAGTGGCATGACAGTAGGTGGACATTTACAGAGGAGTGAGACAATGCCTCACTCTGTGGCACAACAAGGGGAacaggagagagaaaaggagaaactAGAAATAAGCAGTCTTTGGTCTCAAAATAAGGATAGTGTAACATCCAGCCTCTCTAGCTTAGGATCTAGTCTTAAACTTAGTTTCGG ACGATACTCCACGGGTGGATTGGCGTTTGCTAAAAATAAGGATTTAATATCATCAAATCAACTTATTGAATCTCTTAGTCTCTCCAGTTATATCAG CCCGTCAAGTTTGACAGGAAAGAAATCGAACGAAATAATACTTGGTGGTCTGAATAGCTTGAAATCTGCTGCAACAActgttgttaaaaaatttgatgagaTAAAAGAAGCAATCTCGGCGACCAGTACGCCAGTAAAAAATAAGGAACGTGAACAAAAAATAGCTTACGGAATATCGCACGAGTCTTTAGATTCTCTTACTGATGGATCTTTACAAGATCGAAATGAAATTTCTATGAAAGCATCag gtgatggaaatatagatttatgcTCACTGTATGAACTCACGGAGTGTCTATATCCAAAGGGCACTAGAGAATTGGAGGAACGTCTTGCCATTGAACTTGTGCTTTCCAGTGCCAGTAGATGTCATCATTGCGCTGCTATTTTGTACGACGAAGAGATAATGGCTGGTTGGCAGCCGGAAGATTCCAACTTAAATACAGTCTGTCAGTATTGCGATAAGGCTACTGTACCTCTACTCACAGTTACAATATTAGATTACAG ATGTGAAGCAagcgaaaaaaataacgacCCTTTAATGGGAGCATTAGTGGAATTACTAGATCAACCGAAGGAATCGCTGGAACCAATAACGGTACCATATTTAAACCCATTAGTTTTGAGAAAGGAATTGGAGAGCGTGTTAAGTCAAGAAGGAGACGCTTGTCTCACCAAGCATAGGTTTATTCAGGAGCATCCAATAGTGTATTGGAATTTGATCTGGTATTTTGAAAGGATTAATTTAACAAGCCATCTACCTGATCTCTGGttgaataatgataaaaattcagaaCTTCAAAGAACTGTAGGATTGGTGGGTGTCAGAACAATGTGGGATAATGAACGATTACACATGGATCGTTTACCTATGTATCTCCaatggaaattaaattctacagAGGATAGAAC TTTGATGCAGGCAGTGATAACATATGTTCGTTGCAACGACTTAGCAGAACCTATAATAAGAGTGGCCTTAGAAAGAAGTAAACATCAAACAGGCGATCATCCGTTTtctatatatagagatattctGTTTTTGGCATTTATTGTATTGGGCAGGACGAATATTGATCAAG GCGTCTTCGATAGAGAATACAGTTTGTCGCTAGAGAAATTTTCCGAAAACGAGGAGAAATTACTGCATAAAATTGATGCTCCACCAACGATGATGTCAATTTATTGCAGACATTATTTTAAGCAATTAAATGTTTGA